The genomic window ACCTCATTCCCGCGATCGTGGTGGTCGCGTCGGATTCGACGCTCGACGACGCGCAGACCACCGCGATCGACGACCTGCGCGAATCCGTGCTCGCCGTCGACGGCGTGGTTGCCGACGAGAGCTCGCCGGTGATCCCGAGCGAGGACGGCGAGGCGGCCCAGTTCGTGGCGTCCATCGCCACCGGCGACGACGCGACCCCGTCGAACGAGGTCGTCGCCGAGATCCGCGACGTGCTCGAGGAGCACCCGATCGAGGGCGCCGAATCCGCAGTCACGGGACCCGCGGGCTTCACCGCGGACCTCGCCGGCGCGTTCAGCGGCATCGACGGACTCCTTCTCGCCGTCGCGCTCCTCGCCGTCTTCCTGATCCTGATCGTCGTCTACCGCTCGCCGCTGCTGCCGATCCTCGTGCTCCTCACGAGCCTCACCGCCCTGTGCGCGTCGGTGCTCATCGTCGTCTCGCTCGCGGCGGCCGACATCCTGCCGATCTCCGGCCAGACCCAGGGCATCCTGTTCATCCTCGTCATCGGCGCGGCCACCGACTACGCCCTGCTGTACCTCGCGCGCTACCAGGAGGCGCTCACCGTCCACGAACGACGATGGGATGCCACCTGGGCCGCGCTCAAGGGCGCATGGGAACCCATCGTCGCCTCTGGCGGCACGGTGATCGTGGGCCTGCTGATCCTCCTCGCGAGCGAGCTGACCAGCAACAAGATCCTCGGACCCGTCGCCGCGATCGGCATCGCCTGCTCGCTCCTCGCCGCGCTCACCCTGCTGCCGGCCCTGCTGCTGTGGGCCGGACGCGTCGCGTTCTGGCCGCGGCGCATCCGCGTCGGCGAGACGCGCACCGGCGCCGCGGCGATCGGCGACGACCCGACGCAGGGTCGCGGGCTGTGGGCCGCCGTCGGCCGACTCGTCGCGCGACGGCCGCGCACCGTCTGGATCGCCGCGACCCTCGTGCTCGCGGCGATGTGCCTCGGCCTGCCGCAGCTCAAGGCGGACGGCGTGCCGACCAGCGAGTTCGTGCTGGGCACGTCGCAGGCGCGCGACGGCCAGGAACTGCTGGGCGAGCACTTCCCGGCCGGATCCGGTACGCCCGCAGTGATCGTCGGCCCGGAGGCGGACCTGCAGGCGATGGCCGACATCGCGCTCGCGACCGACGGCGTCGACACGGTCACGGTGCTCGCCGAGGACTCGCCGGCCGGCCAGGCCGCGGTCACCGAGGACGGCATCCAGGCGTTCGGCCCGCCCGGCACGCCGGCACCCGAACCGACCGTGGTCGACGGTGAGGTGCTGCTGCAGGCGACGCTCGACGACCCGGCCGATTCCCTCGAGGCCGAGGCGACCGTCGAGCAGCTCAGAGTCGCGCTCGACGAGGTCGGCGAGGACGTGCTCGTCGGCGGATCCACCGCCGTCGCACTCGACACGATCGACGCATCCCTCGCCGACCGCGCGCTCATCATCCCGCTGGTGCTCGCCGCGATCCTGGTGATCCTCATGCTGCTGCTGCGCAGCATCGTCGCTCCGCTGCTGCTCATCGCGAGCGTCGTGCTGAGCTTCGCAGCAGCGCTCGGCGTCTCCGCATGGGTCTTCAACGGGATCTTCGGCTTCCCCGGGGCCGATCCGTCGGTGCCGTTGTTCGCCTTCGTGTTCCTCGTCGCGCTCGGGGTGGACTACAACATCTTCCTCATGACGCGCGTGCGCGAGGAGTCCGTCGCCCACGGCACGCGGGCGGGCATCGTCCGAGGCCTTCGGCTGACCGGCGGCGTGATCACGTCGGCCGGGCTGGTGCTCGCCGCGACCTTCGCCGCGCTCGGCGTGCTGCCCATCCTCTTCCTCGTGCAGATCTCGTTCATCGTCGCGTTCGGCGTGCTGCTCGACACGTTCCTCGTGCGCACGCTGCTGGTGCCGGCGCTGTCGTACGACCTCGGCCGGGTGATCTGGCAGCCGTCCAAGCTCGCGCGCGGCGCGCGCTGAGCGTGCCGTCGTATCGGCGAGCCGGCCACGCGACCGACTCGCCGCAACGCGAAACGACGAGAGCGGATGCCCCGACCGGGGCATCCGCTCTCTGTCGTCAGGAGGCGAGGGTCAGAGCGTCAGTGCGCGCTGGACCAGGTCCTGCTGCTCGGCGGCGTGGCGCTTCGACGAACCCGTCGCAGGCGACGCCGAGGCCGGACGCGAGAACACCTTGACCTCGCGCGGACCGAGCTTGTTGGTCTCGAAGATGAAGAACGGCCACGCGCCCTGGTTCTCGGGCTCGTCCTGCGCCCAGGTGAACTCGGCGTTCGGGTAGGAGTCCGCGATCGCCTTCAGCTCGACCTCGGGCAGCGGGTACAGCTGCTCGAGCCGGACCAGGGCGATCTCGGGGTTCGGGTGCTTCTCGAGCTCGGCGAGGAGGTCGTAGTAGAGCTTGCCCGAGAGGAAGACCACGCGCTTCACCGCGGCCTTGTCGGTGATCCGCGAGTCGTCGAGGATCGGCTCGAACCGGCCGTTCGTGAAGTCCTCGACCTCGCTGGTCGCGCCGCGCAGGCGCAGCATCGCCTTCGGCGTGAACACCACCAGCGGACGGCGCGGGCGCGCATAAGCCTGGCGGCGGAGCAGGTGGAAGTACGACGCCGGTGTCGACGGCCGGGCCACGGTCATGTTGCTCTCGGCCGACAGCTGGAGGAACCGCTCGATGCGCGCGCTCGAGTGGTCGGGCCCCTGGCCTTCGTACCCGTGGGGGAGCAGGAGCACCACGCTCGAGCGCTGGCCCCACTTCATCTCGGCCGAGGCGATGAACTCGTCGATGATGGTCTGCGCGCCGTTCGTGAAGTCGCCGAACTGCGCCTCCCACGCGACGAGCGCGTCGGCCCGCTCGACCGAGTAGCCGTACTCGAAGCCCATCGCGGCATACTCGCTGAGGAGCGAGTCGTAGATCCAGAACCGGGCCTGGTTCTCCGACAGGTTCTGCAGCGGCAGCCACTCCTGGCCGTTCACGCGGTCGTGCAGCACCGCGTGGCGCTGGACGAAGGTGCCGCGGCGGGCATCCTGCCCGGCGAAGCGCACCGGAGTGCCCTCGATGAGGAGCGAACCGAGGGCCAGCAACTCGCCGAAGCCCCAGTCGATCTTGCCGTTGCGGCTCATGTCGACGCGCTTGTTCAGCAGCTGCTGGATCTTCGGGTGCACCGTGAACCCGGCCGGCTTGTTGTCGAAGGCGTCGCCGATCGCGTGCACGACCTCGAGCGAGACGCCGGTCGTCTCGAGCTCGCCGGTCGCCGGCTGCTCGCCGCCGTCGGTCTCGCCGCCGGCCGCGGTTGCGCCGACCACGGGGATGGAGCCGGTCTGCGCGGCGTGCGTCTCGGCGAAGGCGCGCTCCATGCGGTCCTGGAAGTCGCGGTGCGCCTCCTCGTACTCGGCCTCGGTGATGTCGCCGCGGCCGACGAGCGCCTCGGTGTAGAGCTTGCGCACCGACCGCTTCGCCTCGATCAGGTTGTACATGAGCGGCTGCGTCATCGACGGGTCATCGCCCTCGTTGTGCCCGCGGCGGCGGTAGCAGACGAGGTCGATCACCACGTCGCGGTTGAACTCCTGGCGGTAGCGGAACGCGAGCTCCGCGACGCGGACGACGGCCTCGGGGTCGTCGCCGTTGACGTGGAAGATCGGGGCCTGGATCGTCTTCGCCACGTCGGTCGAGTAGATCGACGAGCGGGCGTCGCCGGGAACCGTCGTGAATCCGACCTGGTTGTTGATGTTCACGTGGATGGTGCCGCCGGTGCGGTACCCGCGCAGCTGCGACATCTGCATGGTCTCGACGACCACGCCCTGTCCGGCCATCGCCGCGTCGCCGTGGATGATGATCGGCAGGGTCGAGAACGTGCCGATGGGCTTGCGGTCCTGCTTGGCGCGGACGATGCCCTCGAGTACGCCGTCGACGGCCTCGAGGTGCGACGGGTTGGCGGCGAGCGAGACCGGCACCTGCGCGCCGTCGTCGGCGGTGAAGGTGCCGCGGGTGCCGAGGTGGTACTTCACGTCGCCCGAGCCGTGGCCCGACGCGGTGCCCTCGAACTCGCGGAACACCTGTCCGTAGGTCTTGCCCGCGATGTTGGTCAGGACGTTGAGTCGACCACGGTGGGCCATGCCGATGGCGACCTCGTCGAGGCCCTCCTTGGCGGCGCCCTGGAGGATCTCGTCGAGCAGCGCGATGACGGACTCGCCGCCCTCGAGACTGAACCGCTTCTGCCCGACGTACTTCGTCTGCAGGAAGGTCTCGAACGCCTCGGCCTCGTTGAGCTTGCCGAGGATGCGCATCTGCTCGTCGTGGGTCGGCTTCTCGTACTTGCGCTCGACCTGCTGCTGGATCCACTGGCGCTGCACCGGGTCCTGGATGTGCATGTACTCGATGCCGATCGTGCGGCAGTACGAGTCGCGCAGGATGCCGAGGATGTCGCGCAGCAGCGCGGTGCGGGTCTCGCCGAACCCGCCGGTGACGAACTCGCGGTCGAGGTCCCAGAACGTGAGGCCGTGGCTCGAGATGTCGAGGTCGGGGTGCGAGCGCTGGACGTACTCGAGCGGGTCGATGTCGGCCATCATGTGGCCGCGGACGCGGAACGAGTTGATGAGCTCCTGCACGCGCGCCGTCTTGTCGATCGCGCTGGCGATGTCGACCGAGATGTCGGGTGCCCACCGGATCGGCTCGTACGGCAGGCGCAGCGCGGCGAAGATGTCCTCGTAGAAGTCGCGCTGCCCGATGAGCAGCTCGTGCACCTTCTTCAGGAACTCTCCCGAACCGGCGCCCTGGATCACGCGGTGGTCGTAGGTCGAGGTGAGCGTGATGGTCTTGCCGATGGCGAGGTTCGCGAGCGTCTTCTCGCTCGAGCCCTGGAACTCGGCCGGGTACTCGAGGGCGCCGGCGCCGATGATGCAGCCCTGCCCCTTCATGAGGCGCGGGACCGAGTGGACGGTGCCGATGCCGCCCGGGTTGGTGAGCGAGATGGTGGCGCCCTGGAAGTCGTCGGCCTTGAGCTTGTTCTGGCGTGCACGCGACACCAGGTCCTCGTAGGCGGCGAGGTACTCGTTGAAGGTCATCGTCTCGGCGCGCTTGATCGCGGGCACGAGGAGGGCGCGCGTGCCGTCGGGCTTCGGGATGTCGATCGCGATCCCGAGGCCGATGTGCGCGGGCTTGACGAGGCTC from Agromyces sp. LHK192 includes these protein-coding regions:
- a CDS encoding MMPL family transporter; this encodes MTDRSTAAGAAPRWLRAAIPAVLILVWLAVFGLGGASFGRLSDVVVNDQAQFLPASAEATEVNELQAEFRDADLIPAIVVVASDSTLDDAQTTAIDDLRESVLAVDGVVADESSPVIPSEDGEAAQFVASIATGDDATPSNEVVAEIRDVLEEHPIEGAESAVTGPAGFTADLAGAFSGIDGLLLAVALLAVFLILIVVYRSPLLPILVLLTSLTALCASVLIVVSLAAADILPISGQTQGILFILVIGAATDYALLYLARYQEALTVHERRWDATWAALKGAWEPIVASGGTVIVGLLILLASELTSNKILGPVAAIGIACSLLAALTLLPALLLWAGRVAFWPRRIRVGETRTGAAAIGDDPTQGRGLWAAVGRLVARRPRTVWIAATLVLAAMCLGLPQLKADGVPTSEFVLGTSQARDGQELLGEHFPAGSGTPAVIVGPEADLQAMADIALATDGVDTVTVLAEDSPAGQAAVTEDGIQAFGPPGTPAPEPTVVDGEVLLQATLDDPADSLEAEATVEQLRVALDEVGEDVLVGGSTAVALDTIDASLADRALIIPLVLAAILVILMLLLRSIVAPLLLIASVVLSFAAALGVSAWVFNGIFGFPGADPSVPLFAFVFLVALGVDYNIFLMTRVREESVAHGTRAGIVRGLRLTGGVITSAGLVLAATFAALGVLPILFLVQISFIVAFGVLLDTFLVRTLLVPALSYDLGRVIWQPSKLARGAR
- a CDS encoding multifunctional oxoglutarate decarboxylase/oxoglutarate dehydrogenase thiamine pyrophosphate-binding subunit/dihydrolipoyllysine-residue succinyltransferase subunit, producing MSSQLTGSGSEEKTAAEFGANEWLVDEMYEKFLVDPASVDRTWWPVLERYRAQKAGTPTESDGTAPQPAAATEAAPDTETASAPAAEAAPAPSAPVSAPITAPVPVLGQAPAARTTSVAPRTAPVPADVPVTSPNSVVEEPDADEVVTLKGMPKALAANMDASLTVPTATSVRTVPAKLMIDNRIVINNHLRRTRGGKISFTHLIGWALIQALKEFPSQNVFYSEVDGKPSLVKPAHIGLGIAIDIPKPDGTRALLVPAIKRAETMTFNEYLAAYEDLVSRARQNKLKADDFQGATISLTNPGGIGTVHSVPRLMKGQGCIIGAGALEYPAEFQGSSEKTLANLAIGKTITLTSTYDHRVIQGAGSGEFLKKVHELLIGQRDFYEDIFAALRLPYEPIRWAPDISVDIASAIDKTARVQELINSFRVRGHMMADIDPLEYVQRSHPDLDISSHGLTFWDLDREFVTGGFGETRTALLRDILGILRDSYCRTIGIEYMHIQDPVQRQWIQQQVERKYEKPTHDEQMRILGKLNEAEAFETFLQTKYVGQKRFSLEGGESVIALLDEILQGAAKEGLDEVAIGMAHRGRLNVLTNIAGKTYGQVFREFEGTASGHGSGDVKYHLGTRGTFTADDGAQVPVSLAANPSHLEAVDGVLEGIVRAKQDRKPIGTFSTLPIIIHGDAAMAGQGVVVETMQMSQLRGYRTGGTIHVNINNQVGFTTVPGDARSSIYSTDVAKTIQAPIFHVNGDDPEAVVRVAELAFRYRQEFNRDVVIDLVCYRRRGHNEGDDPSMTQPLMYNLIEAKRSVRKLYTEALVGRGDITEAEYEEAHRDFQDRMERAFAETHAAQTGSIPVVGATAAGGETDGGEQPATGELETTGVSLEVVHAIGDAFDNKPAGFTVHPKIQQLLNKRVDMSRNGKIDWGFGELLALGSLLIEGTPVRFAGQDARRGTFVQRHAVLHDRVNGQEWLPLQNLSENQARFWIYDSLLSEYAAMGFEYGYSVERADALVAWEAQFGDFTNGAQTIIDEFIASAEMKWGQRSSVVLLLPHGYEGQGPDHSSARIERFLQLSAESNMTVARPSTPASYFHLLRRQAYARPRRPLVVFTPKAMLRLRGATSEVEDFTNGRFEPILDDSRITDKAAVKRVVFLSGKLYYDLLAELEKHPNPEIALVRLEQLYPLPEVELKAIADSYPNAEFTWAQDEPENQGAWPFFIFETNKLGPREVKVFSRPASASPATGSSKRHAAEQQDLVQRALTL